The Candidatus Manganitrophus noduliformans genome includes a window with the following:
- a CDS encoding MBL fold metallo-hydrolase RNA specificity domain-containing protein, with protein sequence MDREPDSVSPDKEAAPALTFLGATGTVTGSKYLFSAGSKKILIDCGLFQGFKQLRLRNWEALPIEPREIDAVILTHAHLDHSGYLPLLVRDGFAGKVYSTPATRDLCRILLPDSGYLQEEDAEYANRHHFSKHAPALPLYTREDAERSLHSFRTVEFGKAFDLGEGLTFQFLPAGHLLGAALTSLQFNGTSLLFSGDLGRPNDLLMAPPSVIRKTDYLVIESTYGDRSHDPADPQKILAEIINRTAARGGVVVIPAFAVGRAQTLLYAIHLLKEAKAIPDLPVFLNSPMAIEATGLYYEHLGEHRLNEAQCRAMVRTAHLVHSVEESKRVNALRDPMILISASGMATGGRVLHHLKTFAPDERNTIVFAGYQAGGTRGAAMAAGAKTIKIHGEYIPIRAEVIVLDQFSAHADADEILDWLGRFAVPPKETFITHGEPEAADALRHRIEEKVRWRCRVPDYLESVELG encoded by the coding sequence TTGGATCGCGAGCCTGATTCCGTTTCGCCCGACAAAGAAGCGGCCCCGGCGCTCACTTTCCTGGGGGCGACCGGAACCGTTACCGGGTCGAAGTATCTCTTTTCGGCCGGCTCGAAAAAGATTCTGATCGACTGCGGCCTCTTTCAAGGGTTCAAGCAGCTCCGCCTTCGAAACTGGGAAGCCCTTCCGATCGAGCCGAGGGAAATCGACGCGGTGATCCTCACCCACGCCCATCTTGATCACAGCGGCTATTTGCCGCTTCTGGTCCGGGACGGTTTCGCCGGAAAGGTCTATTCCACCCCGGCGACGCGGGACCTCTGCCGGATTCTCCTCCCCGACAGCGGCTATCTTCAAGAAGAGGATGCGGAGTACGCCAACCGCCATCACTTTTCCAAGCATGCCCCGGCCCTCCCGCTTTACACTCGGGAAGACGCGGAGCGCTCGCTTCATTCGTTTCGGACCGTCGAATTCGGCAAGGCGTTCGATCTGGGAGAAGGATTGACGTTCCAATTCCTTCCGGCCGGACACCTCTTGGGCGCCGCGCTCACCTCCCTTCAGTTCAACGGAACCTCGCTTCTCTTCTCCGGAGACCTGGGACGTCCGAACGATCTGCTGATGGCGCCGCCGTCGGTCATTCGAAAGACCGACTATCTCGTGATCGAATCGACCTATGGAGACCGCAGTCACGATCCGGCCGATCCGCAAAAGATTCTCGCCGAGATCATCAACCGGACCGCCGCGCGGGGCGGGGTGGTCGTAATCCCCGCCTTCGCCGTCGGCCGCGCCCAGACCCTTCTCTACGCCATTCATCTTCTGAAAGAAGCGAAGGCGATCCCCGACCTCCCGGTCTTCCTCAACAGCCCGATGGCGATCGAGGCGACCGGCCTCTATTACGAGCACCTCGGCGAACATCGCCTGAACGAGGCGCAATGCCGGGCGATGGTCCGGACCGCGCACCTGGTCCACAGCGTGGAGGAATCGAAACGGGTAAACGCCCTCCGTGATCCGATGATCTTGATCTCGGCGAGCGGAATGGCGACCGGCGGCCGCGTGCTGCATCACCTGAAGACGTTCGCCCCGGACGAGCGAAATACGATCGTCTTCGCCGGATATCAGGCCGGGGGAACCCGGGGCGCCGCGATGGCGGCGGGGGCGAAGACGATCAAGATCCACGGCGAATATATCCCGATTCGAGCGGAGGTGATCGTCCTCGACCAATTCTCGGCGCACGCCGACGCCGACGAAATCCTCGACTGGCTCGGCCGCTTCGCGGTCCCGCCGAAAGAAACCTTCATCACGCACGGCGAGCCGGAAGCGGCCGACGCGCTCAGACACCGAATCGAAGAGAAGGTGCGATGGCGCTGCCGCGTCCCGGACTATTTGGAGTCGGTGGAATTGGGATAA
- the ppsA gene encoding phosphoenolpyruvate synthase codes for MGRVIEANSIREVKLNKTGYIRWFNEIGINDVPLVGGKNASLGEMVRELSAKGVKVPNGFAVTAEAYRYFLLEAKLDQKIAETLRGLDTHNIGDLRRRGLQIRQAILSATLPADLEEEMIAAYDDLSEEAPHPLDVAVRSSATAEDLPDASFAGQQETYLNVQGHAALLDSCKRCFASLFTDRAISYRADKGFDSLKIALSIGVQRMVRSDLAASGVMFSIDTETGFKNAVLINAAYGLGENVVQGSVNPDEYTVFKPTLLHGFRPILQKIAGNKEFKLVYDIGGGKMTKNIPVPADDRIRFALTDEEILTLARWACVIEDHYSAKAGRETPMDMEWAKDGLTGELFIVQARPETVQSQRDRNVMEIYRLKKRGQILVTGRSVGEKIATGKAHVIKNVQQLHQFNAGEILVTDKTDPDWEPIMKRAAAIITNRGGRTAHAAIVSRELGLPAIVGAERATEVLKDGQEITVSCAEGETGFVYEGKLPFDIDRIDLKGIGRPRTKVMMNVANPQEAFGLSFIPNDGVGLAREEFIISNYIQIHPMALIDYDKLEDPSVKTEIDRLTAGYADKPQFFIDKLAQGVAMIGAAFYPNDVIVRLSDFKTNEYANLIGGKKYEPTEENPMLGFRGASRYYHPKYRDGFALECRAMKKVRDEMGLKNVKLMVPFCRTVEEGKKVIAEMRKHGLQQGKDGLEIYVMCEIPSNVLLAEQFAELFDGFSIGSNDLTQLVLGVDRDSAIVASIFDERNPAVKKMIATVIRAAKAKDRKIGICGQAPSDYPEFARFLVEEGIDSISLNPDAVMKTTLMILETEREEAA; via the coding sequence ATCGGCAGGGTGATTGAAGCGAACTCGATAAGGGAGGTTAAATTGAACAAAACAGGTTACATCCGATGGTTTAATGAGATCGGGATCAACGATGTCCCCCTCGTCGGCGGGAAAAACGCGTCGCTCGGAGAGATGGTTCGGGAGCTGTCGGCCAAGGGGGTGAAAGTCCCGAACGGATTCGCCGTCACCGCCGAAGCCTACCGTTATTTCTTGCTGGAGGCGAAGCTCGATCAAAAGATCGCGGAGACTCTCCGCGGCCTCGACACCCACAACATCGGCGATCTTCGCCGGAGGGGTCTTCAGATCCGCCAGGCGATCCTCTCGGCCACCCTCCCCGCGGATCTCGAAGAAGAAATGATTGCGGCGTATGACGACCTCAGCGAGGAGGCTCCCCACCCGCTCGACGTCGCCGTCCGAAGCAGCGCGACGGCGGAGGATCTCCCCGACGCCAGCTTCGCCGGCCAGCAGGAGACCTATCTAAATGTGCAGGGGCACGCGGCGCTCCTTGACAGCTGCAAACGCTGCTTCGCTTCCCTTTTTACCGACCGCGCCATCTCCTACCGGGCCGACAAAGGTTTTGATTCGCTGAAGATCGCCCTTTCCATCGGGGTCCAGCGCATGGTCCGCTCCGACCTCGCCGCCTCCGGCGTGATGTTCTCGATCGACACCGAAACCGGCTTCAAAAACGCCGTCCTCATCAACGCCGCCTATGGTCTGGGAGAAAATGTCGTCCAGGGCTCGGTCAATCCCGATGAATACACCGTCTTCAAGCCGACCCTGCTTCACGGTTTCCGACCCATTCTTCAGAAAATCGCCGGAAATAAGGAATTCAAATTGGTATACGACATCGGGGGGGGAAAGATGACGAAGAACATCCCGGTCCCGGCGGACGACCGGATTCGCTTCGCTCTGACCGACGAGGAGATCCTCACCCTCGCCCGCTGGGCCTGCGTGATCGAAGACCATTACAGCGCCAAAGCCGGACGCGAAACCCCGATGGACATGGAGTGGGCGAAAGACGGTTTGACCGGCGAGCTCTTCATCGTCCAGGCCCGCCCGGAGACGGTCCAGTCGCAGCGGGACCGGAATGTCATGGAGATCTACCGGCTCAAGAAACGGGGACAGATCCTCGTCACCGGCCGGAGCGTGGGGGAGAAGATCGCGACCGGCAAAGCGCACGTCATCAAGAATGTGCAACAGCTGCATCAATTCAACGCCGGCGAGATCTTGGTGACCGACAAGACCGATCCCGATTGGGAGCCGATCATGAAGAGGGCGGCGGCGATCATCACCAACCGGGGAGGACGGACGGCGCACGCCGCGATTGTCAGCCGCGAATTGGGGCTCCCCGCCATCGTCGGGGCGGAGCGGGCAACCGAGGTATTAAAGGACGGCCAAGAAATCACCGTCTCCTGCGCCGAGGGAGAAACCGGATTTGTCTATGAGGGAAAACTCCCCTTCGACATCGACCGGATCGATCTCAAAGGAATCGGCCGGCCGAGAACGAAGGTCATGATGAACGTCGCCAATCCCCAGGAGGCGTTCGGCCTCTCGTTCATCCCGAACGACGGCGTCGGGCTGGCGCGGGAAGAGTTCATCATCAGCAACTATATTCAAATCCACCCGATGGCGCTGATCGACTACGACAAACTGGAAGACCCCTCGGTCAAAACCGAAATCGATCGATTGACCGCGGGATATGCCGACAAGCCGCAATTCTTCATCGACAAGCTCGCGCAGGGGGTGGCGATGATCGGGGCGGCCTTCTACCCGAACGACGTCATCGTGCGGCTCAGCGATTTTAAGACGAACGAATATGCCAACCTGATCGGCGGGAAAAAATACGAGCCGACCGAGGAAAACCCGATGCTCGGCTTCCGCGGCGCCTCGCGTTACTATCACCCGAAATACCGGGACGGATTTGCGCTCGAGTGCCGGGCGATGAAAAAGGTTCGGGATGAGATGGGGCTGAAGAATGTGAAGCTGATGGTCCCCTTCTGCAGGACGGTGGAGGAGGGGAAGAAGGTCATCGCCGAGATGCGCAAACACGGCCTCCAGCAAGGCAAGGACGGGCTGGAAATCTACGTCATGTGCGAGATCCCGAGCAATGTTCTCCTCGCCGAGCAGTTCGCCGAGCTCTTCGACGGTTTCTCGATCGGCTCAAACGACCTGACGCAGTTGGTCTTGGGAGTCGATCGCGATTCGGCGATCGTGGCGTCGATCTTCGACGAACGCAATCCGGCGGTCAAAAAAATGATCGCCACGGTCATCCGCGCGGCGAAAGCCAAAGACCGGAAGATCGGCATCTGCGGCCAGGCCCCCAGCGACTATCCGGAGTTCGCCCGGTTTCTGGTCGAGGAAGGGATCGACAGCATCTCGCTGAATCCCGATGCGGTGATGAAAACGACCCTGATGATTCTGGAAACCGAACGGGAAGAGGCCGCCTGA
- a CDS encoding OsmC family protein, which translates to MKELQKESMTISWTSGVQLTVAVRGHRLIIDQPKEEGGDDQGITPVEMFIASLGACIGYFAVRFCRRHNLPTEGLAVAVSWDYAEQPHRIGAISTRVNLPKGFPAAMKDRLQKVVEGCTIHNSLTHPPQIEVLLQEG; encoded by the coding sequence ATGAAAGAGCTGCAAAAAGAATCGATGACGATCTCCTGGACCTCCGGCGTCCAACTTACCGTAGCGGTCCGCGGCCACCGGCTGATCATCGATCAGCCGAAGGAGGAGGGGGGCGACGATCAGGGAATCACGCCGGTTGAAATGTTCATCGCCTCGCTCGGTGCCTGCATCGGCTACTTCGCCGTCCGCTTCTGCCGGCGCCACAACCTCCCGACGGAGGGGCTCGCGGTGGCGGTGTCGTGGGATTACGCCGAGCAGCCGCACCGGATCGGGGCGATCAGCACGCGGGTCAATCTGCCGAAGGGGTTTCCCGCGGCAATGAAAGACCGGCTTCAGAAGGTCGTGGAGGGGTGCACCATTCACAACTCGCTGACCCATCCGCCGCAGATCGAAGTTCTGCTTCAGGAAGGTTGA
- a CDS encoding diguanylate cyclase domain-containing protein — MKKHSKRERLLKEVDLIEESSVQAGQKGIEPIWRDEKEGKILSSVVEQTADSVVITDPAGRIEYVNPAFEKQTGFSKQEAVGKTPRLVKSGKQDAAFYKQLWDTIRAGRVFRGVLINRRRDGSIYYEEKTITPLINAEGAIVRYVSTGKDITPRMRLEEERMRLVATLEETTDLVAITNADGEIVYLNKTGRTLLGLQSDGPLPVIKLSDVVPEWTRTLLIGEAIPSAIRHGSWSGETALIDRSGREVPVSQVILAHRTSGGEVEFLSTIARDISDRKMQTANLEYLATHDPLTNLPNRTLFLDRLNHTLLAAQREKGSFGLLIIDLDRFKEINDSLGHPVGDAVLQEVGVRLKRALRDSDTVARIGGDEFAVILPNVNREGGPAAIRKIRTALEEPFVLDGGSLFVYASVGMVLFPEHGKEALTLIRRADEAMYRAKQSGSGYEIDSSLQKK; from the coding sequence ATGAAGAAACATTCAAAAAGAGAACGACTTCTCAAGGAGGTTGATCTCATCGAGGAATCTTCTGTTCAGGCTGGGCAGAAGGGGATCGAACCGATATGGCGAGATGAAAAGGAGGGAAAGATCCTCTCGAGTGTCGTGGAGCAGACCGCCGATTCGGTTGTCATCACCGACCCTGCGGGCCGGATCGAATATGTCAACCCGGCCTTCGAAAAGCAGACCGGCTTCAGCAAACAGGAAGCGGTCGGAAAAACGCCGCGACTGGTCAAATCGGGAAAGCAGGACGCGGCGTTTTACAAGCAGCTCTGGGATACGATTCGAGCGGGGCGCGTGTTTCGAGGGGTGCTGATTAACCGGAGAAGAGACGGCTCGATTTATTACGAAGAGAAAACGATCACGCCGCTTATCAATGCGGAGGGGGCCATTGTCCGCTATGTTTCCACGGGAAAAGATATCACCCCGCGGATGCGCTTAGAGGAGGAGCGGATGCGGTTGGTCGCAACGCTGGAAGAGACCACCGATTTGGTCGCGATTACCAATGCCGATGGCGAGATCGTTTATCTAAACAAAACCGGTCGAACGCTGCTTGGGCTTCAGTCTGACGGACCCCTCCCTGTTATTAAATTGTCTGATGTCGTCCCGGAATGGACCCGAACGCTTCTTATCGGGGAAGCGATTCCATCGGCCATTCGTCATGGATCGTGGAGCGGGGAGACGGCATTGATCGATCGCTCGGGGCGGGAGGTGCCTGTATCGCAAGTGATCCTCGCCCATCGAACGTCGGGGGGAGAGGTCGAGTTTCTCTCGACCATCGCCCGGGATATCAGCGATCGCAAAATGCAAACGGCCAATCTGGAATACCTTGCCACGCACGATCCGTTGACGAATCTTCCGAATCGGACCCTGTTCCTCGATCGGCTCAACCATACTCTCCTCGCCGCGCAAAGAGAAAAGGGGTCCTTCGGGCTTTTGATCATCGATCTCGATCGATTCAAAGAGATCAATGATTCATTGGGCCATCCGGTCGGGGACGCCGTCCTGCAAGAGGTCGGAGTGCGCCTGAAGCGGGCGCTCCGAGACTCGGATACCGTCGCGCGGATTGGGGGAGATGAGTTTGCCGTGATATTGCCGAATGTGAACCGTGAAGGGGGACCCGCCGCGATCCGAAAAATTCGGACGGCGCTTGAAGAGCCCTTTGTCCTGGATGGAGGTTCTCTTTTCGTTTATGCCAGTGTCGGGATGGTTCTCTTTCCCGAGCATGGCAAAGAGGCCCTGACCCTCATCCGCCGTGCAGACGAAGCGATGTATCGGGCAAAACAGTCCGGAAGCGGCTATGAAATCGATTCTTCCCTCCAAAAAAAGTAA